The genomic region GAGAATACCTTCCACGTGATGGTTGCCTTTGTTCTATATGAATATAATGAAAGTGCGGCCGGCGATTTCAATCGCCGGCCGCTTTCTTGGACGCTCTTGTGAAGCGATACCAGTCCAGGCTGAGCAGCCCCACGCCGGCGACGGAGCCGTTCGCGCGCAGATACAAATCGTGCACGCCGGACACAACGCCGAGCGCATATGTGCGGGTGCGCCAGGTTTGCCCTCCGCCGGTATTGGGGACGGCGAACGTGGAGAGATCGGGGCTGTCCAGGCGATCCAGATGGAGTGAAATCTGGGCGCCATTGACAGGCGATGCAACACGGACCGTCATCTGAGATGCGCCCGCGCCGAAATCGACGCCCGTATACTTCACCCAATCTCCGGCTTTCATCGGACCGACATCCACGCCGCCTTCGGAGCATGGCTCGGTCGCCACGGCGTGCGGGCCTTCGGGAACGTCACTGCCGCCGAGCGTCTCCGCTTCGTTTCGCACGTACGGATCGATGGGAACGAGTTGCGGCGGCCCGGCCTTTGTCCAGACGAGGGGCTGAATCGCGCCGTCCGCTCCGAATGACATGAGATCGACATTCACGCTGCGCTTGAAGCCTGGATTGATGTGTCCCGCCGATTGTCCGGCGTCGTGGTAGACACAGTACCACTTCCCTTTCCATTCCAACTGCGATCCGTGGATATTGCCCACCCAGGGCTGCGACTCCTGTGTCCGCGTGAAGTGCCCCCGGTAAGTGTAAGGCCCCATAATCGCCTTGGCCGTGGCATAGTCGTAGTATTGCCCGTTGCCCCCGTCGCCGCTGCCGCCCTTCATAAAGGCGGGATAGGTAAGATAATACAGCCCGCTCCGCTTGAAGATCCAGGGGCCTTCAAAGAAATGATCGCAGCCGGCAAGCGCCGTCGCCTTCCCGTCCAGATGCTTCATATCCGGCGTCAGTTTCGCGATCTGGGGCGCGCCCGCCGCCCAGAGGAGATACGAAACGCCATCGTCATCGGTGAAGACCGCAGGGTCGATCCCGTTCACGCCTTCGATCGGCTCGGCCTCCGGCGCAAATGGGCCGCTCGGAGATTTGCTGACGGCGACGCCGACCTTGAACTCATATTTCCCGGTGGCGTCGGCCGGAAAGTAGAGATAATACCGGCCGTTCTTGTATCCGCAATCGGGCGCCCAGAGATGCCCTTTCGCCCAGGAAATATCCGCGATCTTCAGCGCGACGCCGTGATCGCGCCAGTTCTGGAGATCGCGCGTGGAGTAGACATGGTAATCGTTCATGTCGAACTCTTTGGCGTCCTTGCGGTCGTGCGAGGCGTAGAGATACATTCGGCCGTCGAAGATATGGGCGGACGGATCGGCGGAATACTCCGTCGTGATGATCGGGTTGTCGGCCCAAACAGCATGTACGGCCGATATTGCGAACACTGTGATGGCGATCAGCGCGGATTTCTTCTTCATGGGAGATGTCTTACAGGGCGCTGCGCGTCCCCTTTGGCCGTGCGGGTCTGTGTGTGCAGGCGAATGATCGTCACCGAGTTCGCGGGGAACGTGTAGTGGAAGTCCTTGCCGGCGTTCGCGATCTTCGTCGCCGCCGGGGCCACGGCGACGGGCGAGGTCAGATCGTTGGCGGCGGCGACATCCGGACGCGCCACAGTCACGGCTTCGGCTTGCTTGGCGATCTTTGCGGCGCCGGGCAGGGCAATGCTTGTGTCCTGCGGCGAGTTGAGAATATTGACGACCTTGAGCAACACATCGCCGCTTGTTTCCTCGCGGGTCGCGCCCACATAAAGGCTTTGCGGGAAGGGCTTGTCGTTGTCTTCGGGATGCTCCCGCGTGGTGTCCATCGTCGCCGGCGGACTCGTCGCATCGACGGCCAAATTGATGTCACCGCGATTCTCGCTCAGCGTCTTCCAAACATAGTATGACGGGGTGCCGAACGCCTTCTGCTGATCGAAATAGATCAGATTTGACGGCCACATCTTCTGATCGATTCGGCAGAACAGCGGCGCGTAGGAGGCCATCGCGACGACATCGCTGTTGCGCTCGAACCCGAGCATATAAACCGCTTCGCCCAGCGCCGCGCGCAGATTGTTGAACCCCTTGTCCGTACTGAACGCCTTGTCGTCGGTGACGGCGAACTCGCCGATATAGACCTTCGGCGCCTTGCGGTCGTAGGCGTCGTACTTGTGGAAGCGGTCGATGAAGCGTCCCGCCGTCTCGTAATAATGCTCGTCGACGATCTCCACGGGGCTGTCCTTGGGCACGCCTTCGGGGTTGCGCGTGGAGCCGACGATCAGGTGAATGTCGGGATACTTCGCGTGGATCTTCTCCTGGAAGATCTTGTAGCGCGGCGCATAGTCCGCCATCTCGCCGTCTTCGTTGCCGATCTCGATATATTTCAAATGGAACGGCTCGGGATGGCCGTTTGCCGCCCGCGCCTTCCCCCACTCCGAGTCGGCCGGACCGTTGGCGTACTCAATCGAATCCAGCGCTTCCTTGAGCAGCGGCGGAAACGGGCCGTCGTCGAACCGGATCCCGGCGCTGTCGCCATGGGTCATGCCGCAGTTCAGCACCAGCAGCGGCTCGGCATGAATGTCTTCGCACATTTGCAGCATCTCGTGGTAGCCGAAGCCGTCCGTGGAGCCGTACTGCCAGCGCGCGCCAGGAATGCCGGGCCGCTGCGCCACATCGCCCAGCGTCCTCAGCGGCCGCCAGGCTTCCTTCACTTGATACAATCCCTCGACAAAGCAGCCGCCGGGAAAGCGCACGAACGACGGCTTGAGATCGGCGATCATCTGCGCCATATCCTTGCGCAGCCCATTCGGCCGTCCCAGAAACGTATCGGCGGGAAAGAGCGAGACCATGTCCAGCCAGACGGTTCCCTTGCCCGTGAATCCCAGATCCAGGCGCGCCGTGGGATCGCTCCCCGTGGCGGTCAGCGTGACTTCCGACTTCGCCCAGGCCGGGCCAATATTCGCGACTTCACCCCTCGCGAGCGTCTTGCCGTCGTGCGAAACCAGGGTTACCGAGATGGGTCCCATAAAACCGTCGCCGCCGCGCCCATAAAGCGAGATTTTGTAGGACGCGCTCTTGCGCACGCTGAGACCGGCGCCCAGACGCTGCTCCGGGGCATGCCGCGCAGGCGCGAATCCGGCGTTCACCAGAGTCGCCGCGCCGCCACTGAGGGAAATTTTGAGCGCCGTCGGATTGCCGCCGTTCAGCGGCTGCGACTGATCGAGGGCCATCGTTCCATCGCCGCGCAGTTCCCAGGCGGGGATATTATTCGGATCGTCCAGTCGCGGCAGGATGCCCTGATTGAGCCGAATATCGTAACCAAACCCATTGCGAAATTCTTCAAACGACCGGTTTTCCAGCATCTCGGCGTATAGGCCGCCATCGCCCGCATGCTCGATCTCCTCATAGAAGATCCCATAAAGCATGGGACTGATCCGAGCGCCGGTTCGGTCAACATTGACCGTGATCCGCGCCGGAGCTTGCGCGTCTGCGGCGAACATGGGAAGCGCCGACGCCAGAGCCATCGTCATCAGGCCGGCGGAGCGAAGACGCGCGTTTCGCCGCGCGAAATTTTGTGTGAATGTCATCATGAGTTGTATTCAAACCAATCGAAGTCGGCGGGGGCCTGGCATGTCTGCCCGTTACCCGTGCTGTACAGGCCGAGGAATATCCCTGTCCAGGTGCTGGCGACTTCTGCGGCGATGAGCTGTGTCAGCCCCGCGCCGACGGGCGTCCAGTCTGACGCGCCGGCGGCGCGGAATGCGAAGGCGTACGCCGCAGGGTCGCCGGAGATGCGCAGTTCCAGCGGGCCGTCGGGCGCAATATAAAGATCGGATTCGTGCGTCAGGTCGCCTACGGTTTTATGCAGGCTCACCACCCGGCGACCGTCGCGACGCGTCACGCGCAGATCGTAACGATAGGCCGATGTCTGGAAGACGCTGACTCCGGCTTCCTCGTTGTCGCCGGCGGGCTCGAACTCCAGCAATGTGGAAGCCGTGAAGGTCAGATCTTTCTGCCGAAAGCCTACGAAGGCTGAGCCGGCGGGGGTGAAACCCGCCTGGCCGCGAAGCCGCACGTATCCGGGGCGCTCCCGAAGGTCGAGCACACCGGGCGTGGGAACGGCCAGTTGCGTCCATTGCAGGCCCAGATTCTCGGAATGGAAATCGTCGCGGCTCGGTTCGGGATCCCACGGGTAGAGCGTCGGCGTCGGCGAATCGATGGACAGTTCGCGCATCGCCTGTTTGTCGAAGACCGGCCAGCCGTCCACCCAATCGACGCGCGCCAAAAACGTCTCACGCCCCAGAATCGTCAACGAATCGTATGAGGCGTGCCGCGTCCCCAGAAACACCGCCCACCAAGTTCCGTCTGCGGCCTCGACCAGATCGGCGTGGCCCAGACTGCGTACGGGATGCCACCAGGCTTCATGCTGAGAAAGAATGGGGTTGTGCGGGCAGGGCTCAAATGGCCCCCAGGGACTGCGCGAGCGGGAGATCGTCTCCATGTGCAGGAACCGCGAACCGCCCTCGGCCTGCATGAGATAGTACCAATCGCCGATGTGATAGACGTGCGGTCCCTCGGCGTCGTCAGACACCATCCCCACCCCAAGCGATCGATATTCGGTCAGTAGCTTGCCCGTCTGGATATCGATCTCCGCCTGAATGACATCTTTGTGCTCGAAGCTGCCGCGCCGCGAATAGTACACCTTTCCATCGGTATCAAAGAGCAGACTGGGGTCGAACACTTCCTGATCGACCACGATGGGATCGGACCATGGTCCGGCGGGATCGGTCGCGGTGACAAAAAAGTTTCCGCCGCCATGGACATTGGTCGTGACCATATAAAATACGCCGTCGTGATAGCGCAGCGTCGGCGCATAGATCATCGGCGCGCCATTGGTTTGATCGGGCTGGAAGTGCGCGGGACGCGTCAGGCAGTGGCCGATCAAGCGCCAGTTCACCAGATCTTTGCTGTGGTGGATGGGAACTCCGGGGTAGAAGTTCATGGTGCTGGTGGCGAGATAAAAATCGTCGCCGGCGCGGCAAATCGATGGATCCGGGTTCATTCCACGGACGACGGGGTTCGTGTACGGCAAGATGGCTGTCCTTTAAGGAAATTCGGAGAAATGATGCGCTTCAAAATTGTGCTTCAGTCGGCGCTCACGGAAATCGTCTGGCGCGTCCAGGAAGGAGTGCGGCGCTGAAACGCGCCGTCTTCAAAGACCAGCGGGTCGATGACAAGGCGGGCGGCGTTGTTGGCGTCCCCGTGCCGATATCCATGGCAACTGATCCAGAGCCGCCCGTCTGGCCCATCAAACGGGGATCCGTGTCCGACTT from Capsulimonas corticalis harbors:
- a CDS encoding family 43 glycosylhydrolase; translation: MKKKSALIAITVFAISAVHAVWADNPIITTEYSADPSAHIFDGRMYLYASHDRKDAKEFDMNDYHVYSTRDLQNWRDHGVALKIADISWAKGHLWAPDCGYKNGRYYLYFPADATGKYEFKVGVAVSKSPSGPFAPEAEPIEGVNGIDPAVFTDDDGVSYLLWAAGAPQIAKLTPDMKHLDGKATALAGCDHFFEGPWIFKRSGLYYLTYPAFMKGGSGDGGNGQYYDYATAKAIMGPYTYRGHFTRTQESQPWVGNIHGSQLEWKGKWYCVYHDAGQSAGHINPGFKRSVNVDLMSFGADGAIQPLVWTKAGPPQLVPIDPYVRNEAETLGGSDVPEGPHAVATEPCSEGGVDVGPMKAGDWVKYTGVDFGAGASQMTVRVASPVNGAQISLHLDRLDSPDLSTFAVPNTGGGQTWRTRTYALGVVSGVHDLYLRANGSVAGVGLLSLDWYRFTRASKKAAGD
- a CDS encoding alpha-L-arabinofuranosidase C-terminal domain-containing protein produces the protein MMTFTQNFARRNARLRSAGLMTMALASALPMFAADAQAPARITVNVDRTGARISPMLYGIFYEEIEHAGDGGLYAEMLENRSFEEFRNGFGYDIRLNQGILPRLDDPNNIPAWELRGDGTMALDQSQPLNGGNPTALKISLSGGAATLVNAGFAPARHAPEQRLGAGLSVRKSASYKISLYGRGGDGFMGPISVTLVSHDGKTLARGEVANIGPAWAKSEVTLTATGSDPTARLDLGFTGKGTVWLDMVSLFPADTFLGRPNGLRKDMAQMIADLKPSFVRFPGGCFVEGLYQVKEAWRPLRTLGDVAQRPGIPGARWQYGSTDGFGYHEMLQMCEDIHAEPLLVLNCGMTHGDSAGIRFDDGPFPPLLKEALDSIEYANGPADSEWGKARAANGHPEPFHLKYIEIGNEDGEMADYAPRYKIFQEKIHAKYPDIHLIVGSTRNPEGVPKDSPVEIVDEHYYETAGRFIDRFHKYDAYDRKAPKVYIGEFAVTDDKAFSTDKGFNNLRAALGEAVYMLGFERNSDVVAMASYAPLFCRIDQKMWPSNLIYFDQQKAFGTPSYYVWKTLSENRGDINLAVDATSPPATMDTTREHPEDNDKPFPQSLYVGATREETSGDVLLKVVNILNSPQDTSIALPGAAKIAKQAEAVTVARPDVAAANDLTSPVAVAPAATKIANAGKDFHYTFPANSVTIIRLHTQTRTAKGDAQRPVRHLP
- a CDS encoding glycoside hydrolase family 43 protein; amino-acid sequence: MPYTNPVVRGMNPDPSICRAGDDFYLATSTMNFYPGVPIHHSKDLVNWRLIGHCLTRPAHFQPDQTNGAPMIYAPTLRYHDGVFYMVTTNVHGGGNFFVTATDPAGPWSDPIVVDQEVFDPSLLFDTDGKVYYSRRGSFEHKDVIQAEIDIQTGKLLTEYRSLGVGMVSDDAEGPHVYHIGDWYYLMQAEGGSRFLHMETISRSRSPWGPFEPCPHNPILSQHEAWWHPVRSLGHADLVEAADGTWWAVFLGTRHASYDSLTILGRETFLARVDWVDGWPVFDKQAMRELSIDSPTPTLYPWDPEPSRDDFHSENLGLQWTQLAVPTPGVLDLRERPGYVRLRGQAGFTPAGSAFVGFRQKDLTFTASTLLEFEPAGDNEEAGVSVFQTSAYRYDLRVTRRDGRRVVSLHKTVGDLTHESDLYIAPDGPLELRISGDPAAYAFAFRAAGASDWTPVGAGLTQLIAAEVASTWTGIFLGLYSTGNGQTCQAPADFDWFEYNS